The Oncorhynchus keta strain PuntledgeMale-10-30-2019 chromosome 17, Oket_V2, whole genome shotgun sequence genome has a window encoding:
- the LOC118373855 gene encoding uncharacterized protein LOC118373855 isoform X3, whose translation MTTCTFTSMKPIQSAFPRTTTELPSISSSSSSLPQLGGQSGFRRVCTTDEPTACPIPGLAAGVLEMRVKEGSKIRNLLGFVMARMQREEEEVDGSQIQTMLSVKEGVTVDRIQMGKRQGEGVMDIVRSQTRTWLSVKEGVTVDRIQMGKRQGEGVMDIVRSQTRTGLRVRQVVFTGSGKGITKTITCVEILKRKVGGLHQLSKLHYKTVSEVWESQETDMTPRSRMTVHKTVPAISILLSKHPLDPSEPGYQPPETLHDPSYQPQGYQPPRYQPPETLHDPSYQPQGYQPPRYQPPETLHDPSYQPQGYQPPRYQPPETLHDPSYQPQGYQPPRYQPPVTLCDSVKIQPRPQLELRKTQLLSIPLTQKSQSTFWFQNAGTSRSQEGSRDAQSCTPHLYAASEKERKTAGGEILYSPCSYILPGPEAKRTCMENHLFPSTPST comes from the exons ATGACTACATGTACTTTTACCAGTATGAAACCAATCCAGTCTGCGTTCCCTAGAACGACCACAGAACTGCCTTCCAtttcttcatcctcttcctcattgCCTCAACTGGGTGGCCAGAGCGGCTTCAGGAGAGTCTGCACCACAGATGAACCCACTGCCTGTCCAATCCCTGGACTGGCAGCAGGCGTGCTCGAAATGAGAGTGAAGGAAGGGAGCAAGATCCGAAACCTCTTGGGATTTGTAATGGCTCGTAtgcagagggaggaagaggaagtggaTGGGAGTCAGATTCAGACCATGCTGAGTGTGAAAGAGGGAGTGACAGTGGACAGGATTCAGATGGGGAAGAGGCAAGGAGAGGGAGTCATGGACATTGTCCGGAGTCAGACCCGGACCTGGCTGAGTGTGAAAGAGGGAGTGACAGTGGACAGGATTCAGATGGGGAAGAGGCAAGGAGAGGGAGTCATGGACATTGTCCGGAGTCAGACTCGGACCGGGCTGAGAGTGAGACAGGTGGTTTTCACTGGATCAGGAAAAGGGATCACCAAAACCATAACATGTGTTGAGATCCTGAAACGGAAAGTGGGAGGACTACACCAGTTATCCAAGCTCCACTACAAGACTGTGAGTGAGGTGTGGGAGAGTCAGGAGACTGACATGACACCCAGGTCAAGGATGACTGTTCATAAGACTGTTCCTGCTATCAGTATCCTGCTCTCCAAACACCCATTGGACCCAAGTGAGCCTGGGTATCAGCCCCCAGAAACCCTGCATGATCCTAGCTACCAACCCCAAGGGTACCAGCCTCCTAGGTATCAGCCCCCAGAAACCCTGCATGATCCTAGCTACCAACCCCAAGGGTACCAGCCTCCTAGGTATCAGCCCCCAGAAACCCTGCATGATCCTAGCTACCAACCCCAAGGGTACCAGCCTCCTAG GTATCAGCCCCCAGAAACCCTGCATGATCCTAGCTACCAACCCCAAGGGTACCAGCCTCCTAGGTATCAGCCCCCAGTGACGCTATGTGACAGTGTGAAAATTCAACCTCGACCACAGCTTGAACTCCGCAAAACACAACTGTTGTCAATACCACTGACCCAGAAAAGCCAAagcactttttggttccagaatGCCGGTACCTCTAGGTCTCAGGAGGGCAGTAGAGATGCACAGAGCTGTACGCCACACCTGTATGCCGCCtcggagaaagagaggaaaacagcaggaggagagatactcTACAGTCCTTGTTCATACATATTGCCTGGTCCTGAAGCCAAGAGAACCTGTATGGAGAACCACCTGTTCCCCTCGACTCCCTCAACTTGA
- the LOC118373855 gene encoding uncharacterized protein LOC118373855 isoform X1: MTTCTFTSMKPIQSAFPRTTTELPSISSSSSSLPQLGGQSGFRRVCTTDEPTACPIPGLAAGVLEMRVKEGSKIRNLLGFVMARMQREEEEVDGSQIQTMLSVKEGVTVDRIQMGKRQGEGVMDIVRSQTRTWLSVKEGVTVDRIQMGKRQGEGVMDIVRSQTRTGLRVRQVVFTGSGKGITKTITCVEILKRKVGGLHQLSKLHYKTVSEVWESQETDMTPRSRMTVHKTVPAISILLSKHPLDPSEPGYQPPETLHDPSYQPQGYQPPRYQPPETLHDPSYQPQGYQPPRYQPPETLHDPSYQPQGYQPPRYQPTETLHDPSYQPPGYQPPRYQPPETLHDPSYQPPGYQPPRYQPPETLHDPSYQPQGYQPPRYQPPVTLCDSVKIQPRPQLELRKTQLLSIPLTQKSQSTFWFQNAGTSRSQEGSRDAQSCTPHLYAASEKERKTAGGEILYSPCSYILPGPEAKRTCMENHLFPSTPST, translated from the coding sequence ATGACTACATGTACTTTTACCAGTATGAAACCAATCCAGTCTGCGTTCCCTAGAACGACCACAGAACTGCCTTCCAtttcttcatcctcttcctcattgCCTCAACTGGGTGGCCAGAGCGGCTTCAGGAGAGTCTGCACCACAGATGAACCCACTGCCTGTCCAATCCCTGGACTGGCAGCAGGCGTGCTCGAAATGAGAGTGAAGGAAGGGAGCAAGATCCGAAACCTCTTGGGATTTGTAATGGCTCGTAtgcagagggaggaagaggaagtggaTGGGAGTCAGATTCAGACCATGCTGAGTGTGAAAGAGGGAGTGACAGTGGACAGGATTCAGATGGGGAAGAGGCAAGGAGAGGGAGTCATGGACATTGTCCGGAGTCAGACCCGGACCTGGCTGAGTGTGAAAGAGGGAGTGACAGTGGACAGGATTCAGATGGGGAAGAGGCAAGGAGAGGGAGTCATGGACATTGTCCGGAGTCAGACTCGGACCGGGCTGAGAGTGAGACAGGTGGTTTTCACTGGATCAGGAAAAGGGATCACCAAAACCATAACATGTGTTGAGATCCTGAAACGGAAAGTGGGAGGACTACACCAGTTATCCAAGCTCCACTACAAGACTGTGAGTGAGGTGTGGGAGAGTCAGGAGACTGACATGACACCCAGGTCAAGGATGACTGTTCATAAGACTGTTCCTGCTATCAGTATCCTGCTCTCCAAACACCCATTGGACCCAAGTGAGCCTGGGTATCAGCCCCCAGAAACCCTGCATGATCCTAGCTACCAACCCCAAGGGTACCAGCCTCCTAGGTATCAGCCCCCAGAAACCCTGCATGATCCTAGCTACCAACCCCAAGGGTACCAGCCTCCTAGGTATCAGCCCCCAGAAACCCTGCATGATCCTAGCTACCAACCCCAAGGGTACCAGCCTCCTAGGTATCAGCCCACAGAAACTCTGCATGATCCTAGCTACCAACCCCCAGGGTACCAGCCTCCTAGGTATCAGCCCCCAGAAACCCTGCATGATCCTAGCTACCAACCCCCAGGGTACCAGCCTCCTAGGTATCAGCCCCCAGAAACCCTGCATGATCCTAGCTACCAACCCCAAGGGTACCAGCCTCCTAGGTATCAGCCCCCAGTGACGCTATGTGACAGTGTGAAAATTCAACCTCGACCACAGCTTGAACTCCGCAAAACACAACTGTTGTCAATACCACTGACCCAGAAAAGCCAAagcactttttggttccagaatGCCGGTACCTCTAGGTCTCAGGAGGGCAGTAGAGATGCACAGAGCTGTACGCCACACCTGTATGCCGCCtcggagaaagagaggaaaacagcaggaggagagatactcTACAGTCCTTGTTCATACATATTGCCTGGTCCTGAAGCCAAGAGAACCTGTATGGAGAACCACCTGTTCCCCTCGACTCCCTCAACTTGA
- the LOC118373855 gene encoding adhesive plaque matrix protein-like isoform X2 has translation MTTCTFTSMKPIQSAFPRTTTELPSISSSSSSLPQLGGQSGFRRVCTTDEPTACPIPGLAAGVLEMRVKEGSKIRNLLGFVMARMQREEEEVDGSQIQTMLSVKEGVTVDRIQMGKRQGEGVMDIVRSQTRTWLSVKEGVTVDRIQMGKRQGEGVMDIVRSQTRTGLRVRQVVFTGSGKGITKTITCVEILKRKVGGLHQLSKLHYKTVSEVWESQETDMTPRSRMTVHKTVPAISILLSKHPLDPSEPGYQPPETLHDPSYQPQGYQPPRYQPPETLHDPSYQPQGYQPPRYQPPETLHDPSYQPQGYQPPRYQPPETLHDPSYQPPGYQPPRYQPPETLHDPSYQPQGYQPPRYQPPVTLCDSVKIQPRPQLELRKTQLLSIPLTQKSQSTFWFQNAGTSRSQEGSRDAQSCTPHLYAASEKERKTAGGEILYSPCSYILPGPEAKRTCMENHLFPSTPST, from the exons ATGACTACATGTACTTTTACCAGTATGAAACCAATCCAGTCTGCGTTCCCTAGAACGACCACAGAACTGCCTTCCAtttcttcatcctcttcctcattgCCTCAACTGGGTGGCCAGAGCGGCTTCAGGAGAGTCTGCACCACAGATGAACCCACTGCCTGTCCAATCCCTGGACTGGCAGCAGGCGTGCTCGAAATGAGAGTGAAGGAAGGGAGCAAGATCCGAAACCTCTTGGGATTTGTAATGGCTCGTAtgcagagggaggaagaggaagtggaTGGGAGTCAGATTCAGACCATGCTGAGTGTGAAAGAGGGAGTGACAGTGGACAGGATTCAGATGGGGAAGAGGCAAGGAGAGGGAGTCATGGACATTGTCCGGAGTCAGACCCGGACCTGGCTGAGTGTGAAAGAGGGAGTGACAGTGGACAGGATTCAGATGGGGAAGAGGCAAGGAGAGGGAGTCATGGACATTGTCCGGAGTCAGACTCGGACCGGGCTGAGAGTGAGACAGGTGGTTTTCACTGGATCAGGAAAAGGGATCACCAAAACCATAACATGTGTTGAGATCCTGAAACGGAAAGTGGGAGGACTACACCAGTTATCCAAGCTCCACTACAAGACTGTGAGTGAGGTGTGGGAGAGTCAGGAGACTGACATGACACCCAGGTCAAGGATGACTGTTCATAAGACTGTTCCTGCTATCAGTATCCTGCTCTCCAAACACCCATTGGACCCAAGTGAGCCTGGGTATCAGCCCCCAGAAACCCTGCATGATCCTAGCTACCAACCCCAAGGGTACCAGCCTCCTAGGTATCAGCCCCCAGAAACCCTGCATGATCCTAGCTACCAACCCCAAGGGTACCAGCCTCCTAGGTATCAGCCCCCAGAAACCCTGCATGATCCTAGCTACCAACCCCAAGGGTACCAGCCTCCTAG GTATCAGCCCCCAGAAACCCTGCATGATCCTAGCTACCAACCCCCAGGGTACCAGCCTCCTAGGTATCAGCCCCCAGAAACCCTGCATGATCCTAGCTACCAACCCCAAGGGTACCAGCCTCCTAGGTATCAGCCCCCAGTGACGCTATGTGACAGTGTGAAAATTCAACCTCGACCACAGCTTGAACTCCGCAAAACACAACTGTTGTCAATACCACTGACCCAGAAAAGCCAAagcactttttggttccagaatGCCGGTACCTCTAGGTCTCAGGAGGGCAGTAGAGATGCACAGAGCTGTACGCCACACCTGTATGCCGCCtcggagaaagagaggaaaacagcaggaggagagatactcTACAGTCCTTGTTCATACATATTGCCTGGTCCTGAAGCCAAGAGAACCTGTATGGAGAACCACCTGTTCCCCTCGACTCCCTCAACTTGA